A portion of the Cydia fagiglandana chromosome 7, ilCydFagi1.1, whole genome shotgun sequence genome contains these proteins:
- the LOC134665818 gene encoding ATP-binding cassette sub-family G member 8: MMSQSALGLGGERRYSVPSNPLVHDPRGMHSEDLHAWSIYRQNLNSDFTDSALGSTDKSPLPYGNFQLRDTTVQSILSHPRYGPKSALGSNMYTYLKFGLPRVFPPNHNGSQRSGTPKPKTSIGSGMKPVPRIQRQSRGIRETSSGYDSSDNETSTNYKYSRKYRSDPDFRMQHLHTSYQPQGGPGVPLVAMQQAGLRNEPHWTNSRHKSVSEANLLGIEARPHRPSYSHRRNSVADFVPDNDHQSYLMAASHLGGRMSKAGSHMSLAQSRKQSTLRPGDHLDGYTHSAYIYPNYYVNSLEITAPDNKSALLVSGLSFEVKSGEILAVLATSQHEATGLLDVLAGVRKKLTGDIVLNGQPVASSTLRKVAAYVRKDTSLCPSMTVEHTLRFHAALRRPRSNQHQVKMDDRDRINWLIEELGLDQVRDTNVARLTRSEIRRLNVACQLLLDTAILILDQPTKEMDIFDTFFLVEYLRNWASGGRVVIMSLHPPTYEIFAMLTKVVLISAGRTMFSGYRRDMLPYFASIDYPCPAFKNPSDYYLDLVTLDDLSAAAMLESSGRIEALAGLFAGAQAPPEPPPPVPLPAPVARPNVAVQAFALIEKSLVFTQMTTLSNVVTRVLIAAIMSLITGTIFWDLPTTDAKLTQNDRVGYHYSVMCLSLCPLLMWLTAREASSMRRHVERDVAVPLYSRTVFILYDQFLELWSAVLTWFAYLVPSYAMSGLYAQTPGSFDGFYIYLGYTALYLIATQMMFRAFVFLVPMEKTATILAGFCFLLSTFANGVMLHQQDLPQYWRWLEYVSPSRWTLPEILMKELSETALRTSISKEMRCTNKQRPYNDIIVQSQCPPPNGTQVLSNYEYLRADHIWEWSQESFLIALAIFYAVFAVIALLAFVCDCTKYVRRKERNSLKGHKVTVNTP, encoded by the exons ATGATGTCCCAGTCGGCGCTGGGGCTCGGCGGCGAGCGGCGCTACTCCGTGCCCTCCAACCCGCTCGTCCACGACCCGCGCGGCATGCACTCAGAGGACCTGCACGCGTGGTCCATCTACAG GCAAAATCTGAACTCTGATTTCACGGACAGCGCGCTGGGGAGCACCGACAAGAGCCCTTTGCCTTATGGAAACTTCCAGCTGAGAGATACCACTGTCCAGTCCATCCTATCGCATCCCAGATATGGACCCAA ATCAGCGCTTGGTTCGAACATGTACACGTATCTCAAATTCGGGCTGCCGCGAGTGTTTCCGCCGAACCACAACGGCTCACAGCGCTCTGGGACGCCGAAACCCAAGACCTCGATTGGCAGTGGAATGAAACCGGTACCCAG GATCCAAAGGCAAAGCAGAGGAATACGCGAGACATCATCAGGCTACGACAGTTCCGACAACGAAACCTCTACGAACTACAAATATAGCCGCAAATACCGTTCGGATCCTGATTTTAGAATGCAACACTTGCACACATCCTATCAA CCTCAAGGCGGCCCCGGCGTGCCACTAGTAGCCATGCAGCAGGCGGGCCTCAGAAATGAGCCCCACTGGACCAACTCGAGGCATAAGTCCGTGAGCGAGGCCAATCTGCTTGGCATAGAGGCCCGACCACACCGCCCCTCTTACAGCCATCGGAGGAACAGTGTAGCCGACTTCGTGCCTGATAATGACCATCAGAG TTACCTGATGGCGGCATCTCACCTTGGAGGTCGAATGTCGAAAGCCGGCAGTCATATGTCTTTGGCGCAGTCCAGAAAACAGTCCACCCTACGGCCCGGGGACCACTTAGATGGATATACGcattccgcttacatttacccTAACTATTAT GTTAATAGTTTAGAAATAACTGCGCCGGACAACAAATCTGCGCTGCTAGTGTCGGGGCTCAGCTTCGAGGTGAAGTCTGGCGAGATCCTCGCGGTGTTGGCCACGTCGCAGCACGAGGCCACGGGCCTGTTGGATGTCTTGGCTGGCGTTAGGAAG AAACTAACAGGTGATATAGTCCTCAACGGGCAGCCTGTGGCGTCATCGACGCTTCGTAAAGTAGCAGCCTACGTGCGAAAAGACACGTCTCTCTGTCCCTCCATGACGGTGGAACACACACTGCGGTTTCACGCGGCGCTGCGGCGGCCGAGGAGTAATCAGCACCAGGTCAAGATGGATGATAGAGATCGG ATAAATTGGCTAATAGAAGAGCTAGGTCTCGACCAAGTACGAGACACGAACGTGGCCCGTCTAACAAGATCCGAGATCAGGCGGCTCAACGTCGCCTGCCAGTTGTTGCTCGACACGGCCATCCTGATCCTGGACCAGCCCACGAAGGAGATGGACATCTTCGACACCTTCTTCCTGGTGGAGTATTTGAGGAACTGGGCGAGCGGCGGGCGCGTTGTGATCATGTCGTTACACCCGCCGACTTATGAGATCTTTGCTATGCTTACTAAG GTGGTCTTAATATCCGCCGGTAGAACGATGTTCAGCGGGTACAGAAGAGACATGTTGCCATATTTCGCTTCTATCGACTATCCTTGTCCCGCCTTCAAAAATCCTTCTGATTATTATT TGGACCTGGTGACCCTCGACGACCTGTCGGCGGCGGCCATGCTGGAGTCGTCGGGGCGCATCGAGGCGCTGGCCGGGCTGTTCGCGGGCGCGCAggcgccgcccgagccgccgccccCCGTGCCGCTGCCCGCGCCCGTCGCCCGCCCCAACGTCGCCGTACAAGCCTTCGCTCTTATAGA AAAAAGTTTGGTGTTCACACAAATGACGACGCTGTCCAACGTGGTGACACGGGTCCTCATTGCAGCCATCATGTCGCTCATCACGGGAACCATCTTTTGGGACCTACCCACCACTGACGCCAAG TTAACCCAAAACGACCGAGTCGGATACCACTACTCTGTGATGTGCCTAAGCCTGTGTCCACTGCTCATGTGGCTGACGGCGCGGGAAGCTAGCTCTATGAGAAGGCACGTAGAGAGAGACGTTGCTGTACCATTGTACTCTCGCACCGTATTTATACTTTATGAT CAATTCCTGGAGCTATGGTCGGCTGTGCTGACATGGTTCGCGTACCTCGTGCCGAGCTACGCCATGAGCGGTCTCTACGCCCAGACTCCGGGGTCTTTCGACGGATTCTATATCTATTTAG GTTACACCGCGCTCTATCTAATAGCAACCCAGATGATGTTCCGAGCCTTCGTCTTCCTCGTACCGATGGAGAAGACGGCCACTATCCTGGCAGGCTTCTGTTTCTTGCTCAGCACATTCGCCAACGGGGTGATGCTGCACCAGCAGGACTTGCCGCAGTACTGGCGCTGGCTGGAGTACGTGTCGCCCTCGAGGTGGACGCTGCCAGAGATCCTGATGAAGGAGTTGAGCGAAACTGCCTTGAGGACGAGTATTAGTAAGGAGATGAGGTGTACTAATAAACAG AGACCGTATAACGACATCATAGTACAATCACAATGCCCACCGCCAAACGGCACCCAAGTCCTCTCCAACTACGAGTACCTCCGCGCCGACCACATCTGGGAGTGGTCACAAGAAAGCTTCCTAATAGCTCTGGCCATCTTTTACGCGGTTTTCGCTGTGATCGCCCTTTTGGCTTTCGTGTGCGACTGCACCAAGTACGTTAGGAGAAAGGAACGAAACAGCTTGAAAGGACACAAGGTTACGGTTAATACTCCTTGA